Proteins encoded in a region of the Trypanosoma brucei gambiense DAL972 chromosome 4, complete sequence genome:
- a CDS encoding T. brucei spp.-specific protein yields the protein MSETNFTLLLVFTFVFLFLIIRVLLMFRPRRLLQDGEQQEGNDGLSPHQPLHPAPPWNEGNYINIPVAQPTTVVPPPPEAIILPGIPIARHHEMTTAAQLQQEEPPRSEIPNNPLEQATSHADVVYGHSAYIPRTTGVSLAASESKGGEVEKTL from the coding sequence ATGTCGGAAACGAACTTCACGTTGTTATTGGTATTTACATTTGTCTTTCTGTTCCTCATCATACGCGTTTTATTGATGTTTCGCCCACGACGGCTTTTACAGGATGGGGAGCAGCaggaaggaaatgatggCTTGTCTCCGCATCAGCCGCTGCATCCCGCTCCTCCATGGAATGAAGGCAATTACATTAATATTCCGGTAGCCCAACCAACAACTGTGGTCCCACCGCCTCCGGAGGCAATAATTCTGCCAGGTATTCCCATAGCGCGTCACCATGAGATGACTACAGCGGCTCAGCTGCAGCAGGAGGAACCCCCTCGGAGTGAAATACCAAACAATCCTTTAGAACAGGCAACAAGTCACGCAGATGTGGTGTACGGGCATTCGGCATATATTCCCCGAACCACGGGAGTTTCGCTTGCCGCTAGTGAAAGCAAGGGAGGGGAGGTGGAGAAGACACTGTAA